A single region of the Halobacterium wangiae genome encodes:
- a CDS encoding Lrp/AsnC family transcriptional regulator: protein MDERDVRLLKAISDLGTGSPERLHEETDIPVSTIHYRLNNLREEGVVENDLYDLDLDELGLGVTVVLEVLTSYEGSYEDVGEKISAIEGVTQTFFTMGETDFMVVARLPDSEDVERLISDFEAIPEVDRTNSTFVVEEQKDVTRPLQSYDLETLLAELADD, encoded by the coding sequence ATGGACGAACGCGACGTGCGCCTCCTGAAGGCCATCTCCGACCTCGGCACCGGCAGTCCCGAGCGACTCCACGAGGAGACGGACATCCCCGTCTCCACCATCCACTACCGGCTGAACAACCTCCGCGAGGAGGGCGTCGTCGAGAACGACCTCTACGACCTGGACCTCGACGAACTCGGCCTCGGGGTCACCGTCGTCCTCGAAGTGCTCACCAGCTACGAGGGGAGCTACGAGGACGTCGGCGAGAAAATCAGCGCCATCGAGGGCGTCACGCAGACGTTCTTCACGATGGGGGAGACGGACTTCATGGTTGTCGCGCGGCTCCCGGACTCCGAGGACGTCGAGCGACTCATCTCCGACTTCGAAGCCATCCCGGAGGTCGACCGGACGAACTCCACGTTCGTCGTCGAGGAACAGAAGGACGTCACGCGGCCGCTACAGAGCTACGACCTGGAGACGCTGCTCGCAGAACTGGCCGACGACTAG
- a CDS encoding GNAT family N-acetyltransferase — MVFTDRVETDRLVLTPVHDADPIELHERTRTESWQTDVTEHMPWYRFETVNDVAAFQDVARERWQERAKAWYVVRPVGDESGSGEFAGFASFDPEWDERRAGSGVVLARRFWGRGYGSERAREFVRQTFERYDLDAYYTSCHPENEASRRMIESVVERFGGQFDGCLRHETRRPDGTVTPLYRYSILRAEYEANR; from the coding sequence ATGGTATTCACCGACCGAGTGGAGACCGACCGACTGGTGCTGACGCCGGTCCACGACGCCGACCCCATCGAACTGCACGAACGCACGCGGACCGAGTCCTGGCAGACGGACGTCACGGAGCACATGCCGTGGTACCGCTTCGAGACGGTGAACGACGTCGCGGCGTTCCAGGACGTCGCACGCGAGCGCTGGCAGGAACGAGCGAAGGCGTGGTACGTCGTGCGCCCCGTCGGCGACGAGTCCGGGAGTGGGGAGTTCGCTGGATTCGCGTCGTTCGACCCGGAATGGGACGAACGCAGGGCGGGGTCGGGCGTCGTCCTCGCACGGCGGTTCTGGGGCCGTGGCTACGGGTCCGAGCGCGCCCGCGAGTTCGTCCGCCAGACGTTCGAACGCTACGACCTCGACGCGTACTACACGAGTTGCCACCCGGAGAACGAGGCGTCGAGACGGATGATCGAGTCGGTCGTCGAGCGCTTCGGCGGCCAGTTCGATGGCTGTCTCCGCCACGAGACGCGCCGACCCGACGGCACCGTCACCCCACTGTACCGCTACTCGATTCTGCGGGCGGAGTACGAGGCGAACCGATGA
- a CDS encoding SDR family NAD(P)-dependent oxidoreductase produces the protein MTDRFSVSGTAIVTGASSGIGRAVAERFAADGANVVVCSREQENVDPAAEGIREDGGTALAVECDVTDRDAVDALVDATVEEFGGLNVLVNNAGASFVAGFEDISPNGWQTIVDVNLTGTYHCTQAAAEHLKDGGGSVVNLASVAGQEGAPYMSHYAAAKSGIINLTRTLAMEWSGEDVRVNCIAPGFVATPGLESQMGVSADDIDREEVDRRIGVSEEIADVARFLASPAASFVVGETVTAGGVPQGEEVPSL, from the coding sequence ATGACAGACCGATTCTCCGTGTCCGGCACGGCAATCGTCACGGGCGCGTCGAGCGGTATCGGACGGGCCGTCGCCGAGCGGTTCGCCGCGGACGGCGCCAACGTCGTCGTCTGCTCGCGCGAGCAGGAGAACGTCGACCCAGCGGCCGAAGGCATCCGCGAGGACGGCGGGACGGCGCTCGCCGTCGAGTGCGACGTGACCGACCGCGACGCCGTGGACGCGCTCGTCGACGCGACAGTCGAGGAGTTCGGCGGCCTCAACGTCCTCGTGAACAACGCCGGCGCGAGTTTCGTCGCCGGCTTCGAGGACATCTCCCCGAACGGCTGGCAGACCATCGTGGACGTCAACCTCACGGGCACCTACCACTGTACGCAGGCCGCCGCCGAGCACCTCAAGGACGGCGGCGGGAGCGTCGTCAACCTCGCGAGCGTCGCTGGCCAGGAGGGTGCGCCGTACATGAGCCACTACGCCGCCGCAAAGTCCGGTATCATCAACCTCACGCGGACGCTGGCGATGGAGTGGTCGGGCGAGGACGTGCGAGTGAACTGCATCGCGCCCGGGTTCGTCGCGACGCCCGGCCTCGAGTCCCAGATGGGTGTCTCCGCCGACGATATCGACCGCGAGGAGGTCGACCGACGCATCGGGGTGAGCGAGGAGATAGCGGACGTAGCGCGGTTCCTCGCGAGTCCGGCCGCCTCGTTCGTCGTGGGTGAGACGGTGACCGCTGGCGGCGTCCCGCAGGGCGAGGAGGTGCCGTCGCTGTGA
- a CDS encoding dihydropteroate synthase, which produces MRTVDAAGLSIGDDHPPRVMGVLNVSKESPYDPSVFDDPADAAAYVDEALVGEGADIVDVGLESANKRFEVLSAEQELDRLETAVETIERVEGDAVFSIETRYSEVADEALSRGFDMVNDICGFADPEMPAVCEAHDVAVAKMASPPDLERPGAVESVDDIYDALALNGFTDKTIVDPAFGGWSAAKTTDDDRETFRRLREFRGHGYPILVSINRKNFLRELADRSTEEALPVSLAATSMAVERGAHVIRTHDVAETRDAALVGQAFARDRTRSDAVEELDATTVREAERHVERLGGDADVATDAAARAYVVHGLDDGERAELADAGVAVSSEDPAFVAGTVRTLRAASAAIAGREGVLGELATTWKGVGN; this is translated from the coding sequence ATGCGAACGGTCGACGCCGCCGGCCTCTCCATCGGGGACGACCACCCGCCCCGCGTGATGGGCGTGCTGAACGTCTCGAAGGAATCGCCGTACGACCCGAGCGTCTTCGACGACCCAGCGGACGCCGCCGCGTACGTCGACGAGGCGCTCGTCGGCGAGGGCGCGGACATCGTGGACGTCGGCCTCGAGTCGGCGAACAAGCGCTTCGAGGTGCTCTCCGCCGAGCAGGAACTCGACCGTCTCGAGACGGCCGTCGAGACCATCGAGCGCGTGGAGGGCGACGCCGTCTTCTCCATCGAGACGCGCTACAGCGAGGTGGCCGACGAGGCGCTCTCGCGGGGGTTCGACATGGTCAACGACATCTGCGGCTTCGCGGACCCGGAGATGCCGGCGGTCTGTGAGGCCCACGACGTCGCCGTCGCGAAGATGGCCAGCCCCCCGGACCTCGAACGACCAGGCGCCGTCGAGTCCGTGGACGACATCTACGACGCGCTCGCGCTCAACGGCTTCACGGACAAGACCATCGTCGACCCCGCGTTCGGCGGCTGGTCGGCGGCCAAGACGACCGACGACGACAGAGAGACGTTCAGGCGTCTCCGGGAGTTCCGCGGCCACGGCTACCCCATCCTGGTCTCCATCAACCGGAAGAACTTCCTCCGCGAACTCGCCGACCGCTCCACGGAGGAGGCGCTCCCCGTCTCGCTGGCGGCGACGTCGATGGCCGTCGAACGCGGCGCCCACGTGATCCGCACCCACGACGTGGCGGAGACCCGGGACGCGGCGCTCGTCGGGCAGGCGTTCGCCCGGGACCGGACTCGGTCCGACGCGGTGGAGGAACTGGACGCGACCACGGTCCGGGAGGCCGAGCGCCACGTCGAGCGACTCGGCGGCGACGCTGACGTAGCGACGGACGCCGCGGCCCGGGCGTACGTGGTTCACGGCCTCGACGACGGAGAACGGGCGGAACTCGCCGACGCCGGCGTAGCAGTCAGTAGCGAGGACCCGGCGTTCGTCGCCGGGACAGTCAGGACGCTACGGGCCGCGTCGGCGGCGATCGCGGGCCGAGAGGGTGTTCTGGGCGAACTTGCGACCACCTGGAAGGGAGTTGGCAACTAA
- the gatE gene encoding Glu-tRNA(Gln) amidotransferase subunit GatE, with translation MTEFDYDELGLVAGLEIHQQLDTATKLFCECPTELREPEASGRTFTRYLHPTRSELGEIDEAALEESKVEREFEYLAYDTTCLVEEDDEPPHRLDEEALATTLEIAELLDMDVVDRAHVMRKVVIDGSNTSGFQRSTLVAQDGEIETSEGPVGVEDVMLEEESAQRIEERKDGVLFSLDRLGIPLVEIGTKPDIASPEQAREAAETIGMLLRSTGQVKRGLGTIRQDVNVSIADGARVEMKGVQSLDDIDDLVREEVRRQVELVDISEELDDRDASVGDTQDVTDVFADTDSGVVRGAIDDGGEVHAVLLSGFDGLVGRELQDDRRLGTEFSDHAKRHGAGGIFHTDELPAYGVTEDEVAALREAVGAGDADAVAIVADEPAVAESAIGAVAERAETAIEGVPEETRGANDDGTSRYLRPLPGAARMYPETDVPPVDPDLADVTVPELLTEKVERYQSEFDLGEGLAEQVAFGRRWPLFEESVESGVDATLAAQTLESTVTEIRRDDVAVENLTDDHFRSVLDLVAAGELAQEGVPDLLTGLAEHPQRGPAALAEELGLGSAGEDEVREAVSEVVERNSGQVEAEGMGAFSALMGECMGALRGKADGDLVSEVLREEIQARS, from the coding sequence ATGACCGAGTTCGACTACGACGAACTGGGCCTCGTCGCCGGGCTGGAAATCCACCAGCAACTCGACACGGCGACGAAGCTGTTCTGCGAGTGCCCGACCGAGCTCCGCGAGCCCGAGGCCTCCGGACGGACGTTCACGCGCTACCTCCACCCGACGCGCTCGGAGCTGGGCGAGATCGACGAGGCGGCCCTGGAGGAGAGCAAGGTCGAACGGGAGTTCGAGTACCTCGCCTACGACACGACGTGTCTCGTCGAGGAGGACGACGAACCGCCCCACCGCCTCGACGAGGAGGCGCTGGCGACGACCCTGGAGATCGCCGAACTGCTGGACATGGACGTCGTCGACCGCGCGCACGTGATGCGGAAGGTCGTCATCGACGGGTCGAACACCTCCGGGTTCCAGCGCTCGACGCTGGTCGCACAGGACGGCGAGATCGAGACGAGCGAGGGGCCGGTCGGCGTCGAGGACGTGATGCTCGAGGAGGAGTCCGCCCAGCGCATCGAGGAACGCAAGGACGGCGTGCTGTTCTCGCTGGACCGCCTCGGCATCCCGCTCGTGGAGATCGGGACGAAGCCGGACATCGCCTCGCCCGAGCAGGCCCGCGAGGCCGCCGAGACCATCGGCATGCTGCTCCGCTCGACGGGACAGGTCAAGCGCGGCCTCGGCACCATCCGCCAGGACGTCAACGTCTCCATCGCCGACGGCGCGCGCGTCGAGATGAAGGGTGTCCAGAGCCTCGACGACATCGACGACCTGGTGCGCGAGGAGGTCCGCCGACAGGTCGAACTCGTCGACATCAGCGAGGAACTCGACGACCGCGACGCCAGCGTGGGCGACACGCAGGACGTGACCGACGTCTTCGCGGATACCGACTCCGGCGTCGTCCGCGGTGCAATCGACGACGGTGGCGAGGTGCACGCCGTCCTGCTTTCCGGCTTCGACGGCCTCGTGGGCCGCGAACTGCAGGACGACCGCCGGCTCGGCACGGAGTTCTCCGACCACGCGAAGCGCCACGGCGCGGGCGGCATCTTCCACACGGACGAACTGCCCGCGTACGGCGTCACCGAGGACGAAGTCGCGGCGCTGCGGGAGGCGGTCGGCGCGGGCGACGCGGACGCGGTGGCTATCGTCGCCGACGAACCGGCCGTCGCGGAGAGCGCCATCGGAGCCGTCGCCGAACGCGCGGAGACGGCCATCGAGGGCGTGCCGGAGGAGACGCGGGGCGCGAACGACGACGGGACGAGTCGCTACCTCCGTCCGCTCCCGGGCGCGGCGCGGATGTACCCCGAGACGGACGTACCGCCCGTCGACCCGGACCTCGCGGACGTGACGGTGCCCGAACTGCTGACGGAGAAGGTCGAGCGCTACCAGTCAGAGTTCGACCTCGGCGAGGGGCTCGCCGAGCAGGTGGCGTTCGGGCGCCGCTGGCCGCTGTTCGAGGAGAGCGTCGAGTCGGGCGTCGACGCGACGCTCGCCGCACAGACGCTCGAATCGACGGTGACGGAGATCCGCCGCGACGACGTCGCCGTCGAGAACCTCACCGACGACCACTTCCGTAGCGTTCTCGACCTCGTGGCCGCGGGCGAACTCGCCCAGGAGGGCGTACCGGACCTGCTGACTGGGCTCGCGGAGCACCCCCAGCGGGGCCCGGCGGCTCTCGCGGAGGAACTCGGTCTCGGCTCCGCTGGCGAGGACGAGGTCCGGGAGGCGGTCTCGGAGGTCGTCGAACGGAACAGCGGGCAGGTCGAGGCGGAGGGGATGGGCGCGTTCTCCGCGCTGATGGGCGAGTGCATGGGCGCGCTACGCGGGAAGGCGGACGGCGACCTCGTCAGCGAGGTGCTGCGCGAGGAGATCCAGGCCCGGAGCTAG
- a CDS encoding TIGR04024 family LLM class F420-dependent oxidoreductase — protein sequence MTDRTIHLPVAAQDSLDDVLDIGVRAEELGYDRAWFPETWGRDAATTLAALADRTDDIGVGTSIVNTYSRSPALVGQTAATLQEHSDGRFRLGLGPSGPAVIQGWHGESFERPLRRTREYVEIVRQVLSGEQVDYDGDLVQTRGFRLRQDAPEPAPEIDVTGMGPKAVELAGRFADGWHALMFTREGFAERLDDLRTGAELGGRDPEDVRTTFVLPCCALPDADAARNLARQHLAFYVGGMGDFYRNALARQGYEEAAHAIYDAWQDGEHERAVGTVSDDLLDALAAVGTPEQVRERYEAFASIDGLDAVAVSFPRAADGEVIDATMRALAPER from the coding sequence GTGACCGACCGCACCATCCACCTCCCGGTCGCCGCCCAGGACTCCCTCGACGACGTGCTCGACATCGGCGTGCGCGCCGAGGAACTCGGCTACGACCGGGCGTGGTTCCCCGAGACGTGGGGCCGCGACGCGGCCACGACGCTCGCCGCACTCGCCGACCGCACGGACGACATCGGCGTCGGGACGAGCATCGTGAACACGTACTCCCGCAGTCCCGCGCTCGTTGGCCAGACCGCCGCGACGCTCCAGGAGCACTCCGACGGTCGGTTCCGCCTCGGCCTCGGGCCGAGCGGTCCCGCGGTCATCCAGGGGTGGCACGGCGAATCCTTCGAGCGACCGCTCCGGCGCACCCGGGAGTACGTCGAGATCGTCCGGCAGGTGCTCTCCGGCGAGCAGGTGGACTACGACGGCGACCTGGTGCAGACGCGCGGCTTCCGTCTGCGCCAGGACGCCCCCGAGCCGGCGCCCGAGATCGACGTCACGGGTATGGGGCCGAAGGCCGTCGAACTGGCGGGCCGGTTCGCGGACGGCTGGCACGCCCTGATGTTCACCCGCGAGGGGTTCGCCGAGCGCCTCGACGACCTGCGGACCGGCGCGGAACTCGGCGGCCGCGACCCCGAGGACGTGCGGACGACGTTCGTGCTCCCGTGCTGTGCGCTCCCGGACGCCGACGCCGCACGGAACCTCGCGCGACAGCACCTCGCGTTCTACGTCGGCGGGATGGGGGACTTCTACCGGAACGCGCTCGCTCGCCAGGGGTACGAGGAGGCGGCCCACGCCATCTACGACGCGTGGCAGGACGGCGAGCACGAGCGCGCGGTCGGCACCGTGAGCGACGACCTGCTCGACGCGCTGGCCGCCGTCGGCACACCCGAGCAGGTGAGGGAGCGCTACGAGGCGTTCGCCAGCATCGACGGTCTCGACGCCGTCGCCGTCTCGTTCCCGCGGGCGGCCGACGGGGAGGTCATCGACGCGACGATGCGGGCGCTGGCGCCCGAGCGCTGA
- a CDS encoding quinone oxidoreductase family protein: MQTIEVTEFGDDDVLARVERDRPEPGPGEVLIDVEAAGVNFADVMQRRGHYHGGPEPPYVPGMEAAGTVAAVGDGADREVGERVVAMVGGGGYAEYVTAPALALFDVPESMSFAEAAGFPVQFLTAHHCLHDWGGLDADESVLVHAAAGGVGTAAVQLADHHGAEVFGTASTAEKLALAERLGCDHPINYTEVEFSEVTHDLTDGAGIDLVLDGVGGETFRESVDALSHFGRVVAYGAASGEPGTVDTATLLFGNKSVEGFHLGQAMERDPERVYAAVPELSALLRDDVLEVVVGQTFDLADAAEAHRALENRETTGKVVLEP, from the coding sequence GTGCAAACAATCGAGGTCACAGAGTTCGGCGACGACGACGTACTGGCGCGCGTCGAGCGCGACCGACCCGAACCAGGTCCGGGCGAGGTACTGATCGACGTCGAGGCGGCGGGCGTGAACTTCGCGGACGTGATGCAGCGCCGCGGCCACTACCACGGTGGGCCGGAGCCACCGTACGTACCCGGGATGGAGGCCGCCGGCACTGTCGCAGCCGTCGGCGACGGAGCCGACCGAGAGGTCGGCGAGCGCGTCGTCGCGATGGTCGGCGGCGGAGGCTACGCGGAGTACGTCACGGCGCCCGCGCTCGCGCTGTTCGACGTGCCGGAGTCGATGTCGTTCGCGGAGGCCGCGGGCTTCCCCGTCCAGTTCCTCACCGCCCACCACTGCCTCCACGACTGGGGCGGACTCGACGCGGACGAGTCCGTCCTCGTCCACGCCGCGGCGGGCGGCGTCGGCACCGCAGCGGTCCAGCTCGCCGACCACCACGGCGCGGAGGTGTTCGGGACGGCGAGCACCGCGGAGAAGCTCGCGCTCGCGGAGCGACTGGGCTGTGACCACCCCATCAACTACACCGAGGTCGAGTTCTCCGAAGTCACCCACGACCTGACGGACGGCGCGGGCATCGACCTCGTGCTGGACGGCGTCGGCGGGGAGACGTTCCGGGAGAGCGTCGACGCGCTCTCGCACTTCGGGCGCGTCGTCGCCTACGGTGCGGCCTCCGGCGAACCCGGCACCGTCGACACGGCGACGTTGCTGTTCGGCAACAAGTCCGTCGAGGGGTTCCACCTCGGCCAGGCGATGGAGCGCGACCCCGAGCGCGTCTACGCGGCCGTCCCTGAACTCTCCGCGCTGCTCCGGGACGACGTCCTCGAAGTCGTCGTCGGCCAGACGTTCGACCTCGCGGACGCCGCCGAAGCTCACCGGGCGCTCGAGAACCGCGAGACCACCGGGAAGGTCGTCCTCGAACCCTGA
- a CDS encoding MaoC family dehydratase: MSVYFEDLSVGDTMEFGTYEVTAEEIVAFAEQYDPQWFHVNVERAREESHFGDLAASGWHTAAMSMRLLVDQHLSEAGSLGAIGVDELRWPNPTFPGESLSLHVEVLSKRPMESDPGRGIVRTKLTTTNQDGEVKASMKPISMYERRDAEQ, translated from the coding sequence ATGTCCGTCTACTTCGAGGACCTCTCGGTCGGCGACACGATGGAGTTCGGCACCTACGAGGTGACCGCCGAGGAGATCGTGGCGTTCGCCGAGCAGTACGACCCGCAGTGGTTCCACGTCAACGTCGAGCGCGCACGCGAGGAGTCCCACTTCGGCGACCTCGCTGCCTCCGGGTGGCACACCGCCGCGATGTCGATGCGACTGCTCGTCGACCAGCACCTCTCGGAGGCCGGGAGCCTCGGCGCGATCGGCGTCGACGAACTGCGCTGGCCGAACCCGACGTTCCCCGGCGAGTCGCTGTCACTCCACGTCGAGGTGCTGTCGAAGCGCCCGATGGAGAGCGACCCTGGCCGCGGCATCGTCCGGACGAAACTGACGACGACGAACCAGGACGGCGAGGTGAAGGCGTCGATGAAACCCATCAGCATGTACGAGCGCCGAGACGCAGAACAGTAA
- a CDS encoding DMT family transporter: MSYRHSSFAPSPTTAMFLLLAAFWGTSFVAIEVGLHTVPALSFAALRYTVAGAIILAYAAYATDRWRPRSLREWFAVTVAGVFVIAVYHGALYLGELRVSGAVAAIVVSLTPILTTAFATGLLDDASVDLVEGMGLFLGFAGVAAVAAPGGGGTDLLGVALVFVGAVAFALGAVLARPLSTGLPIETLEAWAMLLGSAVLWVGAGARGESLSGVEWTAPAVASLVYLTLISGCVGFLMYFELLDRIGATELNLVGYLEPVVAAVAAWALLGQVVDAQAVVGFAAIFLGFALLKRETLSTVALDTADAVRSY; this comes from the coding sequence ATGAGCTACCGTCACTCCTCGTTCGCCCCGTCGCCCACGACGGCGATGTTCCTGCTGCTCGCCGCGTTCTGGGGCACCTCGTTCGTCGCCATCGAAGTCGGCCTGCACACGGTCCCCGCACTGTCGTTCGCCGCCCTCAGGTACACGGTCGCCGGCGCGATCATCCTCGCGTACGCCGCGTACGCGACCGACCGCTGGCGGCCCCGGAGTCTCCGGGAGTGGTTCGCCGTCACCGTCGCCGGCGTCTTCGTCATCGCCGTCTACCACGGCGCGCTCTACCTCGGCGAACTCCGCGTGTCGGGCGCCGTCGCCGCCATCGTCGTCAGCCTCACGCCCATCCTCACCACTGCGTTCGCCACCGGCCTCCTCGACGACGCGAGCGTCGACCTCGTCGAGGGGATGGGACTGTTCCTCGGCTTCGCCGGCGTCGCCGCGGTCGCCGCTCCCGGCGGCGGGGGCACCGACCTCCTCGGCGTCGCACTCGTCTTCGTCGGCGCTGTGGCGTTCGCCCTCGGCGCCGTGCTCGCCCGCCCGCTCTCCACCGGCCTCCCCATCGAGACGCTCGAGGCCTGGGCGATGCTGCTCGGTTCGGCGGTGCTCTGGGTCGGCGCCGGCGCCCGCGGCGAGTCTCTCTCGGGCGTCGAGTGGACCGCGCCAGCCGTGGCGAGTCTCGTCTACCTCACCCTGATATCGGGCTGTGTCGGCTTCCTCATGTACTTCGAGTTGCTCGACCGCATCGGTGCCACCGAACTCAACCTCGTCGGCTACCTCGAACCCGTCGTCGCGGCGGTGGCGGCGTGGGCGCTGCTCGGCCAGGTCGTCGACGCACAGGCGGTCGTCGGCTTCGCCGCTATCTTCCTCGGGTTCGCCCTCCTCAAGCGCGAGACGCTGTCCACCGTCGCCCTCGACACCGCCGACGCGGTGCGTTCGTACTGA
- a CDS encoding 6-hydroxymethylpterin diphosphokinase MptE-like protein — protein sequence MEFDDWEPVYETILADFGYPRAADERARDVLAEYVDQFDVSRLDCAGERVAIAGGAPALADETDVAATADRVFAASTAVDVLADAGVDVDVMVTDLDKNPGTARRLTEAGVPVAAHAHGDNVPAVREHVPTFDADHVLGTTQAEPAGPVRNFGGFTDGDRAAFLADHCGAAELVFPGWDFEDPDVGPEKAKKLAWAERLLYWLESRRGERFGVLDGRRAGIRSVVE from the coding sequence ATGGAGTTCGACGACTGGGAGCCGGTCTACGAGACGATACTCGCCGACTTCGGGTACCCGCGGGCCGCCGACGAGCGCGCCCGCGACGTCCTCGCCGAGTACGTCGACCAGTTCGACGTCTCGCGGCTGGACTGTGCCGGCGAGCGCGTCGCGATCGCCGGCGGTGCGCCCGCTCTCGCCGACGAGACGGACGTCGCGGCGACTGCGGACCGCGTGTTCGCCGCGTCGACGGCCGTCGACGTCCTCGCCGACGCGGGGGTGGACGTCGACGTGATGGTGACCGACCTCGACAAGAACCCGGGAACCGCGCGCCGACTCACGGAAGCCGGCGTCCCCGTGGCCGCACACGCCCACGGCGACAACGTCCCCGCCGTCCGCGAACACGTCCCGACGTTCGACGCCGACCACGTCCTCGGGACGACGCAGGCCGAACCCGCTGGCCCGGTGCGGAACTTCGGCGGGTTCACGGACGGCGACCGGGCGGCGTTCCTCGCGGACCACTGCGGCGCCGCGGAACTCGTCTTCCCCGGGTGGGACTTCGAAGACCCCGACGTGGGCCCGGAGAAGGCGAAGAAACTGGCGTGGGCCGAGCGCCTCCTCTACTGGCTGGAGTCCCGCCGCGGCGAGCGATTCGGCGTGCTCGACGGTCGGCGCGCGGGGATCCGATCCGTCGTGGAGTAG
- a CDS encoding RNA methyltransferase: protein MSEGGESENGEKRSKPAVAVVDAKTAGNVGTIARAMKNFGFEDLLLVDPPYLGRDSEAYGFAGQAREDVLPNATELSFDELAENYHTVGFTAVTNQDATKHARFPFRTPAELGASLADVESKTALVFGRERVGLTNEELERIDEVCAIPASEEYPVLNLGQAATVALYELRGLAMGRDQLPDVERHRATEAEIEAFYEHAAEFLDAVDYPEEKREKTLRMLRRMLGRTHPTGREINTVHGLLRRAENRME from the coding sequence ATGAGTGAGGGCGGCGAGAGTGAGAACGGCGAGAAGCGCAGCAAGCCGGCGGTCGCGGTCGTCGACGCGAAGACCGCGGGGAACGTCGGCACCATCGCGCGGGCGATGAAGAACTTCGGCTTCGAGGACCTGCTGCTGGTCGACCCGCCGTACCTCGGCCGTGACTCCGAGGCGTACGGCTTCGCCGGGCAGGCCCGCGAGGACGTGCTGCCGAACGCCACGGAACTCTCCTTCGACGAACTCGCCGAGAACTACCACACGGTCGGCTTCACCGCGGTGACGAACCAGGACGCGACGAAGCACGCGCGCTTCCCGTTCCGGACGCCCGCGGAACTCGGCGCGAGCCTCGCGGACGTCGAGTCGAAGACGGCGCTCGTCTTCGGCCGCGAGCGCGTCGGCCTCACGAACGAGGAACTCGAGCGCATCGACGAGGTGTGTGCGATCCCCGCGAGCGAGGAGTACCCCGTCCTGAACCTGGGGCAGGCCGCGACCGTCGCGCTGTACGAACTCCGGGGGCTGGCGATGGGGCGTGACCAGTTGCCGGACGTCGAGCGCCACCGCGCGACGGAGGCCGAGATCGAGGCGTTCTACGAACACGCCGCTGAGTTCCTCGACGCCGTTGACTACCCCGAGGAGAAACGCGAGAAGACGCTCCGGATGCTCCGCCGGATGCTCGGGCGCACCCACCCGACCGGACGGGAGATCAACACGGTCCACGGGCTGCTGCGTCGCGCCGAGAACCGGATGGAGTGA